One stretch of Zingiber officinale cultivar Zhangliang chromosome 6B, Zo_v1.1, whole genome shotgun sequence DNA includes these proteins:
- the LOC121993099 gene encoding uncharacterized protein LOC121993099: MGKQKQSMSPLFDTLGMERVRTILTKKYSYPHEHSRHAMTAVIVGCLFFISSDNMHTLIQKLDKNVKWWSMYICLIGFFYFFSSPFIRKTIKPSYSNFSRWYISWIFVAALYHLPSFQSMGVDLRMNLSLFLTIFISSVGFLILFHIIFLGLWYMGLVSRVARKRPELLPIIQNCTVISIACCVFYSHCGNIAVVTEKHLDRKSSSWFSLLHWKKQDTNSWISKFIRMNEFKDQICSTWFAPVGTASDYPLFSKWVIYGELACNGSCPGLSDEISPIFSLWATFMGLYMAHYVVERSTGWALTHTSPLSEYEKLKKQMKPDFLEMVPWYSGTSADLFKTVFDLMVSVTLFVGRFDMRMMQAAMNKVPDEAKNDDIFFDHFSKGDDFWFDFIADTGDGGNSTYAVARLLAKPSIRLRLGDSNRSLSRGKLLLIGGDLAYPNPSAYTYERRFFCPFEDALQPPSWYKPEHIAVNKPELPYGVSELSKYDGPQCFIIPGNHDWFDGLHTFMRYICHKSWLGGWFLPQKKSYFALELPKGWWIFGLDQALHGDIDVYQFKFFAELCQKKVGENDCVIIITHEPSWLLDWYWNDVTGKNVSHLIKDYLKGRCKLRMAGDLHHYMRHSSVPSDKPVYVEHLLVNGCGGAFLHPTHVFREFNNFYGSHYESKATYPSYDDSSRIALGNILKFRRKNWQFDFIGGIIYFLLVVSMFPQCDVFRILHHDSWSGRINNFLRTMWKAFLYMLDHSYVSSAATLVLTLASFFFLPTKLSRKSRAIIGVLHVSAHLFAALILMLLLELSIDICVHNRLLATSGYHTLYEWYRSMESEHFPDPSGLRARIEQWTFGLYPACIKYLMSAFDVPEVMAVSRSNICRKGIEVLPRGGAIIYYASVFLYFWVLSTPVVSLIFGSYLYVCINWFHIHFDEAFSSLRIANCKAFTRFHITAAGDLEVFTLAVDKVPKDWELDPYWDAEPKQPLQLSHIRKFPSKWRSAYGADPLKSVRVVDHFVIHRKPNSAVGSTS, from the exons ATGGGCAAACAAAAGCAATCTATGAGTCCTTTGTTTGATACCCTTGGGATGGAGAGGGTTAGGACAATTTTAACTAAGAAGTATTCTTATCCACATGAGCATTCAAGGCATGCTATGACTGCAGTGATAGTGGGATGCCTATTCTTCATATCATCCGACAACATGCACACTCTAATACAGAAATTGGACAAGAATGTAAAATGGTGGTCTATGTACATCTGCTTAAttggttttttctattttttctcatCTCCATTTATTAGGAAGACTATCAAACCTAGCTATTCAAACTTTAGCCGATG GTATATCTCATGGATCTTTGTTGCTGCATTATATCATCTCCCTAGTTTCCAATCTATGGGAGTGGATTTGCGGATGAATCTTTCTCTGTTTCTGACAATTTTCATCTCTTCTGTTGGTTTTCTTATTTTGTTTCACATCATATTTCTTGGCCTTTGGTATATGGGTCTTGTTTCTCGTGTGGCAAGAAAACGACCAGAATTACTGCCCATCATCCAGAACTGTACA GTCATCAGCATTGCTTGCTGTGTATTCTATAGTCACTGTGGAAACATAGCCGTTGTTACTGAAAAACATTTAGATAGGAAGAGTTCAAGTTGGTTTTCCCTCCTACATTGGAAGAAGCAAGATACAAATTCTTGGATATCAAAGTTCATTCGAATGAATGAGTTTAAGGACCAGATTTGTTCTACTTGGTTTGCTCCCGTAGGAACTGCGAGTGACTATCCTCTTTTTTCTAAATGGGTCATCTATGGGGAG CTAGCATGCAATGGATCATGTCCTGGCCTTTCTGATGAAATATCTCCCATATTTTCATTGTGGGCAACGTTTATGGGTCTGTACATGGCTCATTATGTGGTGGAACGATCAACAGG ATGGGCTCTTACACATACTTCGCCCTTATCTGAATATGAGAAGTTGAAAAAACAAATGAAACCTGATTTCTTGGAGATGGTTCCATGGTATTCAGG AACGTCAGCTGATTTATTTAAGACTGTGTTTGACCTCATGGTATCTGTCACTTTGTTTGTCGGTCGATTTGATATGCGCATGATGCAG GCTGCCATGAACAAGGTTCCAGATGAAGCAAAAAATGATGATATTTTCTTTGACCATTTTTCCAAAGGAGATGACTTTTGGTTTGATTTCATTGCTGACACTGGTGATGGTGGAAACTCAACTTATGCAGTGGCTCGATTGCTGGCCAAACCTTCAATACGTTTGAGGCTTGGTGACTCAAATCGTTCTCTTTCACGTGGGAAATTGCTTCTTATTGGAGGAGACCTTGc GTACCCAAACCCTTCAGCATATACATATGAGAGACGCTTTTTCTGTCCTTTTGAAGATGCTCTTCAGCCTCCGTCCTGGTACAAACCTGAACATATTGCAGTAAATAAACCAGAGCTTCCATATGGGGTGTCTGAACTAAGCAAATATGATGGGCCTCAATGTTTTATAATTCCTGGCAATCATG ATTGGTTTGATGGACTTCATACTTTTATGAGGTACATATGCCATAAAAGCTGGTTGGGTGGGTGGTTTCTTCCACAGAAGAAGAGTTATTTTGCTCTGGAACTTCCCAAAGGGTGGTGGATATTTGGTCTTGACCAGGCTCTGCATGGAGATATTGACGTCTATCAGTTCAAGTTTTTTGCAGAATTATGCCAGAAAAAG GTGGGAGAGAATGACTGTGTAATTATTATAACTCATGAACCAAGTTGGCTTCTTGATTGGTACTGGAATGATGTCACTGGGAAAAATGTCTCTCATCTGATAAAGGACTACCTGAAAGGAAGATGTAAACTTCGCATGGCTGGAGATTTACACCATTATATGCGCCATTCTTCCGTTCCATCAGACAAACCTGTTTATGTGGAGCATTTGCTTGTAAATGGCTGTGGTGGAGCCTTTTTGCATCCTACACATGTCTTCAGAGAGTTCAATAACTTTTATGGAAGTCATTATGAAAGCAAAGCCACTTATCCTTCTTATGACGATTCTAGTAGG ATTGCATTGGGCAATATTTTGAAGTTCAGAAGGAAGAACTGGCAATTTGATTTCATTGGTGGCATCATATACTTTCTATTAGTAGTTTCTATGTTTCCACAG TGTGATGTTTTCCGCATCTTGCATCATGATTCATGGTCAGGCCGCATCAATAATTTCTTGAGGACAATGTGGAAAGCATTCTTGTACATGCTGGATCACTCTTATGTGTCTTCTGCTGCTACTCTTGTGTTGACATTGGCATCATTTTTCTTCTTGCCTACAAAACTATCACGGAAAAGCCGTGCCATAATCGGTGTTCTTCATGTTTCCGCTCATTTGTTTGCTGCATTAATTTTGATGTTGCTTTTGGAATTAAGTATTGATATATGTGTCCACAATCGCCTATTAGCAACTTCAG gctatcacacactttatgaaTGGTATAGATCCATGGAAAGTGAGCATTTTCCTGACCCGAGTGGGCTGCGGGCTCGTATTGAACAATGGACATTTGGACTTTATCCTGCCTGTATAAAGTATCTTATGTCAGCTTTTGATGTTCCTGAG GTTATGGCTGTTAGCAGAAGTAACATCTGCAGAAAAGGTATTGAGGTACTTCCACGGGGTGGTGCTATCATCTACTATGCTTCAGTGTTTCTTTACTTCTGGGTCCTCTCTACTCCAGTTGTCTCTCTGATATTTGGAAGCTATTTGTATGTATGCATCAATTGGTTTCATATTCATTTTGATGAAGCTTTCTCTTCCCTTCGGATTGCGAATTGCAAAGCATTTACTCGTTTTCATATAACTGCGGCTGGTGATCTTGAAGTATTCACTCTTGCTGTTGATAAG GTTCCGAAGGACTGGGAGTTAGATCCATATTGGGATGCTGAACCAAAACAGCCACTACAGTTGAGCCATATCAGAAAGTTTCCCAGCAAATGGAGGTCGGCTTATGGTGCAGATCCACTCAAATCTGTGCGTGTTGTTGACCATTTCGTTATCCATCGGAAACCAAACTCTGCTGTTGGTTCAACTAGTTGA